The genomic interval TGTTTCCCAGCTGCGTCCTCTGTATGAGCTGGTGAAGGAAGTGCAGTGTGCAGGTTTGAAGAAGCTCCACCTGAAAAGAGCCACAGAGGAGTACCTGGCGGAGGAGCATCCCTGTCACTGCCGGCCCTGCCAGAACAATGGCCGGCCGCTGCTGACGGGCTCCGAGTGTCGCTGCGTCTGCCGGCCGGGAACCTCCGGGCGAGCCTGTGAGAGGGGAGCTGTGATTGGAGAACAACCGGGTAAGCAAACGAAAGATACAACCAGATTCAATTCCAAAGTAGTTCTGTTAAAGAGTTGAATGCCAAAGATGAATGTTGATGCTAGTatcaacataaaataaatggtAATGATTAATAACCCGGTATGGTTGAACATTACAGAATAAACCAAGATTTAATCCAGGTTAATCCAAGTTTAATCTATTATATTTCATAAGCCCTCTCTCTATTGAAAAGATCTTTACCTATCGCCAAAGAAAAAAGTATAAGTGGTTTTATGTTACTGActtaatgttttctctctcagggGTGATCCATggcagctggagctgctggtccTCCTGGGGATCCTGCTctgggggtcaaaggtcaaggacCCGAAGCTGCAACAACCCTGCCCCCAGCGGAGGTGGCCACCAATGCTCTGGACTGCAGGTGGAGCAGAAGCCTTGTGAGGACGAAGACATCCAGCACTTACAGTAAggatacatgaacacacacacacacacaaacttgtagGTCACAGATGtactctaaccctaaccttaacccaaAACAAGTCTTAACTCTCATAAAACCAGTActcagtttttaatatttatctATTCTCACTGTAAACTCTTTGTGTGCAGGATGATGGAGCCTCAGTGCTTTGGTATCTCTGTGACTCGGCCAAAGACATGTGGGCCGCCTCCAAACCTCAGCAATGGATTTATTCAGGTAAGTTTGCTTGGTTGATgctttatttccatttgtgtAAATGTTGGAGACCACTACGCTCTTTGGTTTTTGGAGAAGATTGCAAAACTGTATTAGACTGCTCTTCTGAAAGTAACTTTCTCTGTAATTATTCTGAGGTTTCTGTATTGTTCGTAGTTATTGTATGGCACACAGTAGAGGAGGTGAAGGGAAGTGCATGTTTTGGATTATAGCtactgttgttgtattttttttctcagaatccCAGAGATTCTTACCTGGTTGGAAACACGGTGGAGTACTCCTGCATATACGGTCACTACCTCAGTGGAGACGCTGTGGCTGAATGCACTGAAGACCAGAGGTGGAGGGCAGGAGCGATGGTTTGTAAAAGTACGTCTTCGCTTCATTAACTCTGCCAGGGAGGTTATGTATTCTGTTCTACTGTTCGCTCATCAGCAGGATATCTCATGGATCAACTTACTGTAACAAATTTAAAGTTCGAAAGTTGAGCCATTGGCCGAGAAGAAATTTGTTTCTGTTCACCACCATATGGCCATTTATAAAGCTCGTGGTGCTTTGTGCTCATAAACGTTTTGTTCCTGGATTCCTTTGGCTCAGGATGAATCCTTCAGGATAGGCCACACCCCTTTCtgcatgaacacattttctactattttaaagttttttcaCCATTCCTCCTGAAAATGTCATCCAATTTTGATCAAATTTGATAGAAAACATGTtcagatgagaaagaaaaagtattgcacaaatgaaaatgaaaacttaaGGGATCACCGTCATCAGTTGCagcagttcatcctgaggggaacatgaacgtctgaaACACATTTCACGGAAATccatcaaaccaaaacaagtcAACCTTGTGGTGACGTGAGAGGGAAAGTCTCGGTTGTCTAGGAATCACAATGGTGTCATCTTCTCCTCCGCTTGCCCCACATCCCTCTTTTCCCATCCCAGGTTCCACGTGTGGTATTCCCCTACTCAACAGTGACGTTATAGCCACGCCCACCAAAGCAGCCTATCAGATTGGAGACAGCGTGTCCCTGTCTTGTCCTGCAGGGTCTGTGCTGGATGCTGAGGTGTCAGAGATCATGTGCAATCCCAGTTTGCAGTGGTCTCCTTCTCCGGACAGCGCTCGCTGTAAAGCCGGTACAGCACCTTTATTCTCAGTAATACAAATGTCGTTGTTGTAATGCTCTGTGCTTTCAGCGGGTGTTGCTTCTCAGACATAAAGTTATactgtgaaatattttcaatttaCTGAGAAAAGGATGCAAAGGACATGTATTGTATCGACTTCAGGACCAAGAAACTTGGACAAACCCATAATTCTcaccagctctgcagctctactGAGCTTTTTTTTAGGTTGTCGAGGCCTCAatcctgtttccagcagctgcaaGCAGTTGTTGTCAGACACAGTTAACGACTGGGCAGGTAGTgtcgtttttttattttcccactgtaaacagctgcctgctgttaCGCTATGAGAGCACTGAGAGTGAAGCAAAGCgctaaaccaaaacaatgagctgaaagtagCTATAAAGCCCCGCAGGGCGACGGGAGCTGCAGAGTGGGGTTATAGCTTTGAAGGTTcacgagcgacccctttcacatatttatttattcagggttgtgtttctgtggacaCACACCAAGCCTGCTTTCTACGCTTTCTTCTCAGCGCCCACAGCTCCCGCTCCTCCGTCTGGCCTGAAGTGTAAGCTGTGGGAGAGAGTAGGAaaaactcagtgtgtgtgtaagatgcCAGTTCAGTGCTCGTGAGTAtcatttttcataattatttCTGCATTACACACTGGGAAATGGTCTAAGGTTTAAAAGTACAACAACACAATTAAGATACCTCCAACATGTCGTCTTCGTTTAGGACTTCCCTGCAGTTGTGCGCCAGACTCGGCTCAAGCAGAACCCGGTTGCTTGGCGTTTGTCAGCTCGGAGCTCTGCAGTGTTTGGGGCGGAGCTTCACCTTGGCCAGTGACGGCGACTGTGACTGGCCAGTGGAGACGTCCACGTCCTGCGAGGACTGCAAACCGGGGACCATCTGTCAGGGTGAGTCTgctggaccttttttttttttttttttaaaaggagatTTCCCATTGATTACAACTGACCGCCATTTCAGTCGGTTATATTCACACTGCACTTATCTCGACATCAAAGTCCGATTTACGCAGATCGTTCATTAGCCAAACTGAAAGTGATCGCACTCGAAATGTTACTAGTAATCCCTCACCGAAGCAGTGAATTAGTCTGTGGACTGTGATGGATGTCTGCAGCTGTCAGTTTGGGTAATGAATTTACTCTTCACCTCGTTCCTTTTCCAAAGAAGTCTAGCTAGCTagtctgatcgtctgactgcgAGTGCTTCTTGCTCACTTTTTAGCGATGTCACCGCGTTCCCCGATCTCAGGAACGATGGGCAAACATCCTTTGCTTCTTTCAtttgaggcgtgtgtgtgtgtgtggctgcgtCAGTACATGcaagtcgtttttttttttttttccctttcctaGAATCGACAAGAAAATGCGTATGTCGGAACGCGTCAGAATGCCCTAAAGACTCCGCCCCTCTGTGCGTCAGCTCTGGTGCTGGCGGCGTTGCCACGACGATGACCGAGTGCGAGGTGGGAGCCAGGCGGTGTGCCGGGGAGCAGGTCAATGTGATCAGTATTGAGCCTTGTCCAGAATAAAGATGGCTCCTAGTTTATTTTTCACACTGTATTCAAAGCaggaacttgttttttttttctcaattgtAAATAGTAAGTAGTATTTTTTTAACACTTGAATGATGTAAATATGTTCCTCTGCCAATCCtgtggtgtctttttttatatttgtcatttgcatgtaaagtaaatgtaaagtTTTGTTCCAAAGGCTTTGACAAAATCCtaaatgaattgtttttgttacaGGAGGTGAATAAAACTCGTTTCAGAACACTCTTGGTTTTGTTAAAATATTAGAAGGGGTTCCCTTTCTAACTGCTCGGTCAATTATCAGATTCATGAAACGGACAATTTTGCAAATCACCAGTAATGAATTCAACATGTGTTGCTTCCAAACGCCTGTATGGATGCAGACAGTCATGCTGCGGTATAGTCTCACTTTCTAAGGTGGAGGGGGAAGCTGAGTAAACCGTCTGGCACTAGGACCCATTTGAATGAATGCTTCCTTGTGTGGTTTGAGTCACCCAGCCTGCGGTGCACAGGTCATTGTTGGTGTGAAACAGCGCTTGATTAATAAACACGTGTGGCGACAGTTTATTGATTTGCCTGCACATGTAGTGAGAGATTCTCTTCTGCGCTAAAACACCAAGGACAAAAAGTGTATTTGCACTGCAGCCGTTATTGCagttattgtatttgtttgctGCTTCCACTTTGGTCTCTATTCAGATATTGCCATTGGGCATTTGTCATGCTGTATAATCAAAGGAGGAAGTCTTTCTCAGTTGtaaaacaaaccttttatttTTGGTGAAGCGGCGCCTGGGTCCAGTTTGGTCTGGGTCCAGTTTGGTCTGGGTCCAGTTTGGTCTGGGTCTTGTGTGTCTGGATATCGCTTGGtcacatgaagaaaaaagtCGTGGTTTGAAAAATATTCTAACTATTGAGCAAGAGGAGCAGACAATGttatgattttatatttttattattacgTGTGCTGAAGCACATTGAGCAAGTGTAAATATTCCACTCTGTGCCTGGAATTATTGACCACACGAGTGTCACAAAGTGAGGAAGTGATATGTGTTGAAGATCAGAGCTGTTCGGGGGCAAAAACTATTTCCAAATAGCGTGACTCATCTtgagtcaccccccccccccccctcccgttcaTTAGACATCAGCAGTCTAATCatcaaaacaaacctttaaaagTACCGTCATTGTACTTCCTTTCCACAGCATCTCCACGATCAAAGACTCGCTTTTGTGACTTTGTCTTGTTAATTAGGGGTGTTTTGTTCCTCTTGTTGATCTTTGTTTGCACTGTGTAATGTCTTGGCAAAGCCAATCTCACCAATAAATTCTCCAAATGACATCATGCGCTCCAGATTTTCCATTTTTGCCCAATTTATTACAAACCCAACATATGTGGCACTGTTAACACCTTGTTGTGCCTGTCACCAAGTCATGATCCAAATAAGGCAGATTTgatgtgcatgtgtaaatatCACATCCCAGATTCCCCCGTACCAAATCTGACATTAGGCGGCAGATCCAGTAATCCTCCAGTATAATCATACATTTGATATATAACGTTTATAACAGTGCTGCCATCTAGTGCctttcagaaaacatttcagaaggCCCTGAAAGTGAACTAGATGCACTGCAGCCTACCAAAGCGCCCTGTACCACCTCCTGATTTAGAGATGCTCTTGGCTTTCCCGTTGCACCCCCGATTAGGTGTGACTTTGGTCCCGAGTTGCGTCGGATACATGGACCCCTGTATACCTGTTTGTCAGCCTAGTGTTCCTATTAGAAATCGTGTAAAGAGAATAACACCGTGCAAGATGTGCTAAAGCCTATAATGTCTCtaaatgagaagaagaaaccCATTTTGTATGGTTGACCATATGTAGTTCACATTATTTTAAACCTGCTACTTCttgataaatgatgaaaaagggAAAGCGTTAAAAAAAGGATCATCTGGACCCACAGACGCCCTCATTGAGAATCTCAAACTGATAGCTGGCGCATTTGAGGGCGGCCATGGAACAAAGGGCCATGCTGCGAGTCGTCTGGGTGCTGGTCAGCCTCACACAGAACTTGTGCTCTCCAGCTGTGGGGCAGTCCCGGGCAGCTCTGCACTCACACTTCTTCTTAGACGCTGAGGACAGACGGGAGCTAGCGTTAGGGAAATCAGCTGATGTGACATGTGAAGTCTTCAGATATTCAAACCAACCAGTTGCCTATTGAGGTTTTAAAACTGCTTTACTGTATACCTTGAATGTATAGACTTGAATGAAAATGGCTTCCGTGTTGTGCGGCCCACTGCACATATACAACCTCCATAGTTTAAGAATCCACAATACATGGAGTAATAATCGACCTCGTTTGCAGTTGAAGGTGTGTTGTCGACAGTTTTACAGGCGTCTCTTTTATGATGGTGGTCTATGGGGAAAGTGCTTTTTGCACTTGGCCACTGGGACAGGGACATCCATCGCCTGGGTGCAGCACCGGCACATATAGCCTTGGCAAAACCACagcactttggtttttgtacggaataaacaaatgagatataacgtgttcattagtgagctttagaggtgcgGGTAGGTTTTTCCCCTTCGGACAAAaccgggctagctgtttcccccttgtttccattctttgtgctaagctaagctaaccgtctcctggcagtagcttcatcGCCTGACTctcaacaagacaaaaacagctaAACCACATCAGACAGCAaactttatggaaatgcaaAAATGGTTTCATGTCAGACTTACCAGAGCAGGTCTCCCATTCGTAACAGGTGTCGAGATCGCAGGGCTCCTGAACAGAGCTCTTGGAGGACATTTGGGCCCTGAACTTGGCCCACTCCAGTTTGGCCGAATTGGCGGCGTCACACGCACCCTCGTTGACAAAGAAGAGCTGATCGCCGTTGCAGCGGCCGGCGTGGAAGGAGCAGAGGGACATCGGCACGCCGACGCCGACGTCCATGTTCAGAATGCAGAGGCTTCTCGGTTgtgaactgcacacacacacacacacgttttatgATGAGCTCTCTCCAAAGCTTGTTAAAGTGTGTAcgattttatttaaaaatgaaacttttatACGTGATGGTgagacataaagacaaacattcacacaaactcACAGGCAGCTCTCCCGTTTAATGCAGACACATTGAGAGTCCTGCAGTTTCTCTCCTGGACGACACCGGCTCTCGGGGACAAACGGCTCCTCTACGTTCGGGAAATGCACAGAAACAAGAGACACATTTGCCGTTTCCTTCATACAAAACAGAGGCCCCATTTCGGCCCGTCTCACCCACTGCACAGGGAGAAAAGTCCAAGCCCAAAGACGACGCCACACTTTTATTTATGCTTTGTTGGAAGTGTTTTCTAACTATGTGTTAAAGACAAGGATGAGGAGTGAAGCTGCCAGTATGCTTCAGTCTGACCATTTCTGTCAGTTTCCTGAACCGATGTTTTGCACCCACTGCACCCTGTGATTGGTCTTTCTGTAGGtctcttctttcatttgttACGCGACAATTTCTGTCACTAGTTCTGACTGAGCACAATCCAACCCTAACTGCTAGGTTCGGATGGCATTCCCACCTCTAATAAAGAGCAGCCGCTTccttacacttttttttgtgggagGCATTCCGGGACAGCCTCATCCACTGGGCGAGAGACGGGGGCTAACAAAACACGTGgtcagcttataaaatatgacacatgGTTGCAGATTAAACTACTCAACAGTGTACGAGATGGTTGGAACTAGCTACATCAACCAGCtatgacattaaaatgctgctgacaCATTAAAAGGCTCAGTGGAGTGGCAGTCAGAGTGTTTTTAGGACATTTCTGAGCGGAACAGGATATAAATGCAGAGTATCATTTATCAGAAACagtcataataatataataatacaataggTTTTATGTAATCTATGTTTATGGTCCATATGAACCAAAACATTAGACTGCATGAAATGTATTGGATGTGCAAGTTTTTggtcccccccctccccccaaatTTCCCATGACTGTGGGGGCACAAAATGTATACTCTACTGTACCACTGGTGCAGCGTAGGTCGGCAGGTAGTGGAGGATCCCAAGTGAGACTGTTGCTGCATGTGTAGACGCCGCTTGGCTGGGGCTTCAGGTCCGGCTCGTCACAGTTCAAACCCACTGAGTCCCCCACGTTGTACTGGTCTTTGTTGGGTAAGAGCGCCATACCATCGGGGATTTCAGGAGGAAGGCACAGTCTCCCTAAGTGTGCAGAGGACAGATTTTAAGCCAAACGTGGATATCAGGTGCAGAAATATGTAAAGTTCATCTTAACGGTTACTTGAGTTCATGGAGAATGATGTTGCAGGCACATAGTTACCAAATGACCAGACTTCTTAGGTCACTGTCGGTGGGAAACAAACTCACTGATGCATTTTCCTTTCGGCTGACTCCACGTCCCGTCAGGAAGACAGTTGATGAACTGAAAACCCTCCAAGTCGAATCCAGTGAAGCACACAAACTCCTCATCCTCACCAAAGCCGTAGTACTGctttgctttctggcagagaagGAAGTTCATGAATACAAGAAAAGTCAGGAAAAACACAACTCTAAACCCTCCTGGGCGTCTTTCTTTTAGTTTTCATAGTACTTTGTCATCATCCCGCCAATCTCGTGCACATTATGTGCTTTTCTTCGAGATGACTGAGTCTGATCATTCTGATACAATGAGTAATAAATCATAACTGAGAGATGTGAAGTGACACTTTATCATTTTGAGATACACTCTTTTTGTCTCGTTGTTATTTTTGACTTACCGAGGCATAATTGAGAGATAATGAatcatagttttgttttggtatgTTATGAAATATGGAggggttaaagtaaagtgtgaAGAGATACTCAttcatatttctatttttttttttattattcttagATTTTCATATATGTATCTATTTTCCTGGCAGAAGTGAGTATTTCTCACAGTTTTGGTCAGTTAGCTAACCAATAAGCAACAACCTAcagcttctgtctctctttcgcACATTACTATCACTAAGGATATGGTCAGGGTTCTTCGGAGAACCCTAACCGCGGAGGGTTCGTCCAGCTGAGTCTGGAGGGTTAGTCTTTACCCTGAGGAAGCTGAAGGCAGgcttctgtggcctcagacaACCCTGCACACCAGGAGGCAGCTCGTCGATCCAGCCCACGATGAAGTCGTCATCATCGTCGCAGGTCTCCTGTCTGGACAAGAAGACATGAACCAGAACGTACAGTGAATCTACACCTACAGCGTCGACGAAGACAAAAAAAacgtgagagtgtgtgtgcggcaGCAGTGCATCAGTGGTAAAGTTGTGATAATGTTAAAATAGGTCAAGATTTCAGTGAggaaaagcagtgttttaatTTGATCATCACGCAGTGTTGAGACAAAGTAGTTTCCTTCATGGGGTGTTTAACTCTCACGTTAATGTAAAAGCATGAGAAACTGTCCGTCTAATATTTGACTTTTGAAGAGAGATGTTTTAAGCAAACAGTTCATCCTACTTTTCAAAGATGGAGATGTAACATGGATCCTCATGTCGGCGAGGGCCCTCGCAGGGTCGGCCTCCTTGGAGGGGGGCGGGGTTGTCACACCGCCTCGTCCGGTGCCTCTTCATAGAGGCTCCGCAGCTACTCCACGACCCCCAGCAGCTCCAGTAACCATCCACTTGCTCTGTGGATATTACACACCAAACCACATTCCCAGTGTGAACACAACCAAAACCTGGTTAGAACCAGCTTGAATCCTCTGAGACACAGTAGACTTTTGTAGTCTACCCTTTTCTCCACCACCCAGCAAAAGTGTTGGCATGACTTAACTTGAGCTCCAAGCATATTGTGTTCTGCAGCTGTCCCGCTGTACCTGAAGTGTAGTCGGGAGCTCGTCTCTCACAGTTTGTGCCAAATGTGCCGGTTTGGCAAACACACTGGCACTCTGTGCCGGAGAGAACAGGCTTGGCGTTGTTGGGGCAGGGAGCGCACTTGCAGGTATCAAACTCATCCAGGTACTGCAGCAGGGCCTTCCTCAGGTGTCTCCTCTTTGTGGCGGCGCATGGGATCCCCCGAACCAGATCTACAATGGGAAGCACCTggacatacatgcacatacagctTTTTTTGTAGTCTtataactttgtttgtttgtttttttttttctttttgaattttcTGCAGGATTGACATGAGAATTGACATTTCAGTGGCGTTTGATTTTAACCTTGCTTTCCACCACAACAGGGTTGTCGAGAACAGACTTGGCCCAGTTCTTGAAGGATATTCGGTCTGGAGCGgaaccctctctctcccaggaCAAAGCCTCTGCCTCCCCGAGTCGACCTCCCCTCACCATTGAGAAAGACTTCTCTGCTGATTGAATGTACGAGCCTGGACCAAAGAAATGTTTAAGGAACAAATGAAGGGAAGAGCGTGGTGACAAATAAGATCTGTGTTCTTTTCACAGTCAGTGAGCCATGAACAGCAGAGCTGGGAATAAAACCTTGATATTTCTCAGTCATCCTGTTGTTGGAGCATCGGGTCACACTGCTGTGTTGTGAGTACAAGATGACGGTGAAGGTGGTCTCTTTGTTCAGGCAGCCACTGACGTGCTCTTCTGTTTGATCTATTGGAGAGGAAGAGTGTGGAACAAcatgacaaagaaataaaggaaaggGCAACAAAACATTATGTAGGACTATAGGGGTgctctttccccccccccaataatTCATATAGTCATAATTAAATAGAACaggtaaaatacattttccccaaGTTGTGTTTATTCAATGAGTCCACTCATTTGGGGTTTCATAAATTCTAAACTCTCATAGAAAGACCTGAGAACATAACCATGACGCTAACTTCAAGTCAATTAGATAGATTTTGATATTATACGTTTTATGtccaaaaaaaatcctttcCATTTTTATATC from Enoplosus armatus isolate fEnoArm2 chromosome 18, fEnoArm2.hap1, whole genome shotgun sequence carries:
- the c7b gene encoding LOW QUALITY PROTEIN: complement component 7b (The sequence of the model RefSeq protein was modified relative to this genomic sequence to represent the inferred CDS: deleted 2 bases in 2 codons; substituted 1 base at 1 genomic stop codon) → METDYMTPSVRVLDQTRGPNSGEHIMKLDLSSLALLLVCLSPVCCQQPVNCRWGPFGEWSECDGCSSTKVRTRHVQVYAQFGGVPCSGEATQTQPCVPQKGCPLQTGCGDRFRCTSGQCISQSLVCNGDQDCEDGLDERRCDRDSSQYSCGIDKTPPNSDFTGRGYDVLTDKLKAGVINTRSFGGQCRKVFSGDHQVYYRLPQSILRYNFEVKVDNDESDESYESSWSYMQHIQADALVGHDRRTFHKELTDNKAYRLLILKNRVELAQFQNSAPQYLTLAEGFWKALSSLPLTYDYSPYRRLFQTYGTHYLSEGSLGGEYQALLEIDRQALTSSNTTDIEYQRCWRKVKRRLFRKKIKTTCEKLTKSLSSSHGHNVNKTFIKVNVVGGDLALTGALTVLDLENPEANGEIYDNWASSVKDVPEVIDQKLRPLYELVKEVQCAGLKKLHLKRATEEYLAEEHPCHCRPCQNNGRPLLTGSECRCVCRPGTSGRACERGAVIGEQPGVIHGSWSCWSSWGSCSGGQRSRTRSCNNPAPSGGGHQCSGLQVEQKPCEDEDIQHLQMMEPQCFGISVTRPKTCGPPPNLSNGFIQNPRDSYLVGNTVEYSCIYGHYLSGDAVAECTEDQRWRAGAMVCKSSTCGIPLLNSDVIATPTKAAYQIGDSVSLSCPAGSVLDAEVSEIMCNPSLQWSPSPDSARCKAAPTAPAPPSGLKCKLWERVGKTQCVCKMPVQCSXVSNMSSSFRTSLQLCARLGSSRTRLLGVCQLGALQCLGRSFTLASDGDCDWPVETSTSCEDCKPGTICQESTRKCVCRNASECPKDSAPLCVSSGAGGVATTMTECEVGARRCAGEQVNVISIEPCPE
- the c6.2 gene encoding complement component C6 codes for the protein MAPSHRLALLLQLLGWISGGLACFCDLYPWGPWSTCSVTCNQGTQQRHRSFNYDTYFWRNSCNELCEKQDWRACNQKACPINCLLTDFGPWSDCSPCINKQLRTRSLQRPSQFGGTACSEELSEERRCFTSKECKLTSVDCRGDFKCDNDRCINSTLTCNKQNDCGDNSDERDCVSFKTVCPADRRVAPGADLVGNGFDALAEKQRGAVLDNMFMGGSCILRRPATTLLYHRVPHNFESFDVKVGVVEDFSTEPQELHTEPISVSRTTSSSNRLSDGDTLFIILFFSRGSNSQLSRNKDAFEASKKTDSKFFRVSQVLPVSTFKVRDPGDLVLSQPFLQFLHALPVEYNYALYRDVFQRYGTHYYSEGKLGGHYDLLYQFNREVLRSLDQTEEHVSGCLNKETTFTVILYSQHSSVTRCSNNRMTEKYQGSYIQSAEKSFSMVRGGRLGEAEALSWEREGSAPDRISFKNWAKSVLDNPVVVESKVLPIVDLVRGIPCAATKRRHLRKALLQYLDEFDTCKCAPCPNNAKPVLSGTECQCVCQTGTFGTNCERRAPDYTSEQVDGYWSCWGSWSSCGASMKRHRTRRCDNPAPLQGGRPCEGPRRHEDPCYISIFEKQETCDDDDDFIVGWIDELPPGVQGCLRPQKPAFSFLRKAKQYYGFGEDEEFVCFTGFDLEGFQFINCLPDGTWSQPKGKCIRRLCLPPEIPDGMALLPNKDQYNVGDSVGLNCDEPDLKPQPSGVYTCSNSLTWDPPLPADLRCTSEEPFVPESRCRPGEKLQDSQCVCIKRESCLSQPRSLCILNMDVGVGVPMSLCSFHAGRCNGDQLFFVNEGACDAANSAKLEWAKFRAQMSSKSSVQEPCDLDTCYEWETCSASKKKCECRAARDCPTAGEHKFCVRLTSTQTTRSMALCSMAALKCASYQFEILNEGVCGSR